The Anopheles marshallii chromosome X, idAnoMarsDA_429_01, whole genome shotgun sequence genome includes a window with the following:
- the LOC128719694 gene encoding phosphoinositide 3-kinase regulatory subunit 4, whose amino-acid sequence MGNQLVALAPSQIFPVEHYLTGTFEFELQFEKSMGSTRFMKVAKVKVDEGPAVVKVFVRHDPSLPLEQHLDRIEYIKKHLANAVNCLPFQKVLTMEKSCLIVRQYVKHSLYDRVSTRPFLTLIEKKWITFQILCALHQCHKQKICHGDIKLENILITSWNWVLLSDFASFKPTYLPEDNPADYSYFFDTSRRRTCYIAPERFVRSSSGESIQPKDGPLVGDGQYYAGQLLPEMDIFSAGCALLELWTEGTAPFEFSQLLAYRRGEVDLVQKHLDGIENERLRELVESMLSLDARERKSAELYLDQDRGKLFPEYFYSFLQSYLQMFSTVPVVPADEKVSRLHSDIGQIIKILTGNEREQTVEPELEASEPSDDDGLILITSVVTSCIRGLSFCRSKLLSLEILQALAENTTSETILDRILPYILHLAQDAAPRVRVCSLNTLTRCLRMVRKLPRSDANVFPEYILPAIASLATDCSTFVRMTYARNIATLADTAVSFLEQSQQSCTSENMPPPHYETELSALHEMLHHTVLSLLTDPQSAVKQTLMTSGITQLCVFFGRQKANDVILSHMITFLNDKEDRNLRGAFFDCIVGVASYVGWHCAPMLLPLLQQGLTDPEEFVIAKAIHATTVLIELGLIQKQGTIEFIDECACYLAHPNLWIRHEVVELIATAARILTAIDVQCKVRPAIAAHLRFPLIEITCPELLLDCLLPPIPRNIYDAVLRYGPDITPLVGVLCERKMARNRKRTTESEPAQPVQTPSNDGQMAPAIQQLLRRLTTEGLTEQIEEQLLAMRAHLMKLHHYKLAEIRHSHQPSGRIVLEYYPDVMGEVQLATESTIHMLSAIDSHSPSPTSPTASELTMAGTVIPAPTVAATGASVPMAAVASALPPTVHHSTPTSSLVEYSLPERTTGYQERMSDCRLEMEALVAKLRTRFATYQRQRELRESNQAMPPLPPGWHLTGTLVAHLAEHKAAVSRMAALKPHTGSLFASASIDGTVRLWDCNKLDGQQSVNRSRQSYHANTPLHAVAACDAGQSLAVAGKDGTLLLLKIDTNSSKMALQQARHFEADTRYSTTTTASTGEIGPDDGPVVEMHPLDQGAQSVIVYATLYGALVGWDIRMPDYAWRLQSDLRSGVITTFCIDPSSSWLTVGTSSGRHVCWDLRFQLPIAEIKHPHDARIRRVSHHPTESSWLVSASQGNSEVYVWNIETGHRQQAYWASSSPPLSNSNASSHSVCALLPGINDGNPFLLTGGTDQRLRYWDPVSIENCALVVPSARDNLACIFYSHRSRLIDGTKVISENIGTGASTGTGPGERGTRADDDHRVGPEMPAHGHNDVISDLLMCRTAKQTFVASSSRDGVIKIWK is encoded by the exons ATGGGCAATCAGCTGGTGGCACTAGCACCATCACAAATCTTCCCCGTGGAACATTACCTCACGGGGACGTTCGAGTTTGAGCTGCAGTTTGAGAAAAG CATGGGCAGCACACGATTTATGAAGGTGGCCAAGGTGAAGGTTGATGAAGGTCCAGCGGTGGTGAAGGTGTTTGTGCGGCACGATCCATCCTTACCACTGGAACAACACCTCGACCGTATCGAGTACATCAAGAAGCATCTCGCTAACGCAGTCAACTGTTTACCATTCCAGAAAGTGCTG ACGATGGAAAAATCGTGCCTTATCGTGCGGCAGTACGTGAAGCACAGTCTGTACGATCGCGTATCGACCCGCCCGTTCCTAACGCTGATCGAAAAGAAGTGGATCACGTTTCAAATTTTGTGCGCGTTGCACCAGtgccacaaacaaaaaatttgcCACGGCGACATCAAGCTGGAAAACATACTGATCACCTCATGGAACTGGGTGCTGCTGTCGGACTTTGCCTCGTTCAAACCAACCTACCTGCCGGAAGACAATCCAGCCGACTATAGCTACTTCTTCGATACGAGCCGCAGGCGTACGTGCTACATCGCACCGGAACGTTTTGTCCGCTCGTCGAGCGGTGAATCGATACAGCCAAAGGATGGACCACTGGTCGGTGACGGGCAGTACTATGCCGGACAGCTGCTGCCCGAGATGGATATCTTTTCTGCCGGTTGTGCACTGCTGGAGCTGTGGACCGAAGGCACGGCACCGTTTGAATTTTCTCAGCTGCTCGCCTACCGCCGCGGTGAGGTGGATCTGGTGCAGAAACATCTGGACGGAATCGAGAACGAACGTTTGCGGGAGCTGGTCGAATCGATGCTTAGCTTAGACGCGCGCGAACGAAAATCAGCCGAACTGTACCTGGACCAGGACCGTGGTAAGCTTTTTCCGGAATATTTCTACTCATTTCTCCAGTCGTATCTGCAGATGTTTTCCACCGTGCCGGTGGTGCCGGCCGATGAGAAAGTTTCCCGCCTGCACAGTGATATTGGGCAGATTATAAAAATTCTCACCGGAAACGAACGCGAACAAACAGTCGAGCCAGAGCTAGAAGCATCGGAAC CATCCGACGACGATGGGTTGATACTGATCACGAGTGTCGTGACGTCCTGCATCCGCGGGTTAAGCTTTTGCCGATCGAAGCTGCTGTCGCTTGAAATCCTGCAAGCCCTCGCCGAAAACACCACCTCGGAAACGATCCTCGATCGCATTCTGCCCTACATACTGCACCTCGCCCAGGATGCGGCACCCCGGGTGCGTGTCTGTTCActcaacacactcacacgctgTCTGCGTATGGTGCGCAAGCTGCCCCGAAGCGATGCGAACGTATTTCCTGAATACATATTGCCCGCAATCGCCTCGCTCGCCACCGACTGCTCCACGTTCGTGCGCATGACGTACGCAAGAAACATTGCCACACTGGCCGACACCGCGGTTAGCTTTCTCGAGCAGTCACAGCAAAGCTGCACCTCGGAAAACATGCCACCGCCGCATTACGAGACCGAGCTCAGTGCGTTGCACGAGATGTTACACCATACGGTACTGTCACTGCTAACCGACCCACAGTCAGCCGTGAAGCAAACCCTTATGACGTCCGGAATTACGCAGCTGTGCGTGTTCTTCGGTCGGCAGAAAGCGAACGATGTCATCCTGTCGCACATGATCACGTTCCTGAACGATAAGGAAGATCGGAATTTGCGTGGAGCATTTTTCGACTGCATCGTCGGTGTCGCGTCGTACGTTGGGTGGCACTGTGCACcgatgctgctgccactgctccAGCAAGGTCTCACCGATCCGGAGGAGTTCGTCATTGCAAAGGCAATCCATGCCACCACGGTGCTGATCGAGCTCGGTTTGATCCAGAAGCAGGGCACGATCGAGTTTATCGACGAGTGTGCGTGCTATCTCGCCCATCCGAATCTCTGGATCCGGCACGAGGTGGTCGAACTGATTGCGACCGCCGCCCGCATCCTTACTGCAATCGATGTACAGTGCAAGGTGCGACCCGCGATAGCGGCTCATCTGCGTTTTCCGCTCATTGAAATCACCTGTCCGGAGCTGCTGCTCGACTGCTTGCTGCCACCGATACCGCGCAACATCTACGACGCGGTGCTGCGGTACGGGCCCGACATTACGCCACTGGTCGGTGTGCTTTGCGAGCGAAAGATGGCAAGGAATCGCAAGCGCACGACCGAATCGGAACCGGCCCAACCGGTGCAGACACCGAGCAACGATGGGCAGATGGCACCGGCCATACAGCAGCTACTGCGCCGCCTCACCACGGAAGGTTTGACGGAACAGATCGAGGAGCAGCTGCTGGCGATGCGTGCCCATCTGATGAAACTGCACCACTACAAGCTGGCAGAGATCCGGCACTCGCACCAACCGTCCGGACGGATCGTGCTCGAATACTACCCGGACGTGATGGGCGAGGTACAGCTTGCGACCGAATCGACGATT CATATGCTCAGTGCGATTGATTCGCATTCGCCCTCACCGACATCACCGACTGCTAGCGAACTCACCATGGCAGGTACGGTAATACCAGCCCCGACGGTAGCCGCAACCGGCGCATCCGTACCAATGGCCGCCGTAGCCTCCGCTCTCCCGCCAACCGTGCACCATTCCACACCCACCTCCAGCCTGGTGGAATACAGCCTTCCCGAGCGAACGACCGGCTACCAGGAGCGAATGTCCGACTGTCGGTTGGAAATGGAAGCGTTGGTAGCGAAGTTACGAACCCGGTTCGCCACCTACCAGCGGCAGCGGGAATTACGCGAATCGAACCAAGCGATGCCACCACTGCCGCCAGGTTGGCACCTCACCGGTACGCTTGTTGCCCATCTGGCCGAACATAAGGCCGCCGTTAGCCGGATGGCAGCGCTGAAACCCCACACCGGCTCACTGTTTGCGAGTGCCTCGATCGATGGGACGGTACGGCTGTGGGACTGCAACAAGCTCGATGGccagcagtcggtgaatcggTCGAGACAGTCGTATCATGCCAACACACCCCTGCATGCGGTGGCCGCATGTGATGCTGGACAGTCCCTAGCGGTGGCAGGCAAGGACGGTACGCTGTTGCTGCTCAAGATAGACACCAACTCGAGCAAGATGGCACTGCAGCAGGCCCGCCATTTTGAGGCGGATACACGCTATTCGACCACGACCACCGCATCAACCGGTGAGATTGGACCGGACGATGGTCCAGTGGTGGAGATGCATCCCCTCGACCAGGGCGCTCAGAGTGTGATTGTGTACGCGACACTGTACGGCGCGCTTGTCGGTTGGGATATTCGCATGCCGGACTACGCGTGGCGTCTGCAGAGCGATCTACGCAGTGGCGTCATCACCACGTTCTGTATCGATCCGTCCAGCTCGTGGCTGACGGTCGGTACGAGCAGTGGACGGCACGTCTGCTGGGACCTACGCTTTCAGCTCCCGATTGCAGAGATTAAACACCCGCACGATGCCCGCATACGACGCGTttcgcatcatccgacggaATCTTCCTGGCTGGTGTCGGCCTCGCAGGGCAACAGTGAGGTGTACGTGTGGAACATTGAAACCGGCCACCGGCAGCAGGCCTACTGGGCCAGCTCAAGCCCACCGCTCTCAAACAGCAACGCTTCGTCGCACTCGGTCTGTGCGCTGCTGCCCGGTATTAACGATGGCAATCCGTTCCTGCTGACCGGCGGTACCGATCAACGGTTGCGCTACTGGGATCCGGTTAGCATCGAAAACTGTGCACTTGTCGTACCATCAGCACGGGA TAACCTGGCCTGCATCTTCTACTCCCACAGATCCCGACTAATCGATGGTACCAAAGTAATTTCGGAA AACATTGGCACTGGTGCCAGCACCGGCACCGGGCCCGGTGAGCGTGGAACCCGTGCGGATGACGATCATCGCGTTGGGCCGGAAATGCCGGCCCACGGTCACAATGACGTTATCAGCGATCTGCTTATGTGCCGCACGGCAAAGCAAACGTTCGTCGCATCCAGCAGCCGGGATGGAGTGATCAAAATCTGGAAGTAA
- the LOC128712296 gene encoding uncharacterized protein LOC128712296, which translates to MNSSLAIFAIMAFALAVAQQPDGSALAGGAVGGNPNAGRPSTGGGGGAGPVNLEQRTVDQQNQLLATAFARAFPEDTPAEFQPMVVALYVRCQSELDNCADFLWETHLLREYRNCAMTQRRLCTQETQELQAQLQAMADANNEQFELSPEEQELLAQLGY; encoded by the exons ATGAATAGCTCCCTGGCCATTTTTGCCATCATGGCGTTCGCCCTAGCGGTTGCCCAACAG CCCGACGGATCGGCCCTGGCAGGAGGTGCCGTTGGTGGAAACCCGAACGCGGGCCGACCTTcaaccggtggtggtggtggtgccggtcCCGTAAATTTGGAGCAGCGTACCGTGGACCAGCAGAACCAATTGCTGGCAACCGCATTCGCCCGCGCCTTTCCGGAAGATACACCTGCCGAATTTCAACCAATGGTGGTAGCACTGTACGTCCGTTGCCAGTCAGAGCTGGACAACTGTGCGGACTTTTTATGGGAAACCCATCTGCTGCGGGAGTACCGCAACTGTGCCATGACGCAACGGCGTCTCTGCACGCAGGAGACGCAAGAACTGCAGGCCCAGCTGCAGGCTATGGCCGATGCGAACAACGAGCAGTTTGAGCTATCCCCGGAGGAGCAGGAACTTTTGGCACAACTTGGTTACTAG
- the LOC128712996 gene encoding uncharacterized protein LOC128712996 — translation MLGKTILSLAVIFVAVWATAKAQAPSVAEGGAEQTLEEQAAQHKATVLLVLANRSTSLPAESAPAVAAVLEEANQQLDACAASLETHQQIWQYKMCGSAVLQQGLAALSALQATNGSAPSGTF, via the exons atgtTGGGCAAAACGATCCTCTCCctagctgtcatttttgtGGCAGTTTGGGCCACTGCAAAG GCGCAGGCACCGAGCGTTGCCGAAGGCGGGGCCGAACAAACGTTGGAGGAACAGGCAGCACAACATAAGGCGACGGTATTGCTGGTGCTTGCCAACCGGTCCACCAGTCTGCCGGCGGAAAGTGCACCGGCAGTCGCGGCCGTGCTGGAGGAGGCTAACCAGCAGTTGGATGCGTGTGCTGCCAGTTTGGAGACGCACCAGCAGATCTGGCAGTACAAAATGTGTGGATCGGCTGTACTGCAGCAGGGACTGGCGGCGCTGTCTGCGCTGCAGGCTACTAATGGATCGGCCCCGAGTGGGACCTTTTAA